A window of Chitinivorax sp. B genomic DNA:
CCAGCGCTGGTTCACGACTGGCTGTACTACACTCACCACATCGCCGGTCACGCCATCAGCCGCGATAATGCGGATGACACGCTGGAAGACCTATTGCGCCGCAACGGTGTTGGCTCGGCCAAGCGCCGGATGATGATTGCGGCAGTCAAGCTGGCTGGCGGTGCGGTTTGGGACAACAATGAAGAAGATCGAATGGTACTCAAGAATGTATTCGGCGCACTAACCAATGATGGCCTGACGCCACAGCATATCAA
This region includes:
- a CDS encoding DUF1353 domain-containing protein, with amino-acid sequence MLAKQPQLSPWPEAEHYRLLADYEIDTPFGLVNIPSHFHYDGASVPALAWQVTYTPFHPDVMAPALVHDWLYYTHHIAGHAISRDNADDTLEDLLRRNGVGSAKRRMMIAAVKLAGGAVWDNNEEDRMVLKNVFGALTNDGLTPQHIKTYYGLDAGML